GCGGGCCATGGCCGAGACGCAGTGGATCAACCCACGCGCCACGGCGCTGGCCATCGGGGCGATGGTGCACTCGGTGCTCGGCCGGGAGGAGGAGGCGCGCCAGTACAGCCGGGAGGCGCTGGAGCTGGCGCGGCGCATCGGCCACGCGCACACATCCGCCAGCGTGCTGACGTACCTGGCCGTGGCCTGCCAGCTGCGGGGCGAGGCGGAGTGCGCCATGGAGTGGTCCGAGGAGGCCATCTCGCTCTCCAACGAGCACGGGTTCCGCGCCTGGAGGGTCTGGTCCACGCTCATCCGCATCTGGGCCCTGTCGGAGACGGGGGACACGAAGGGAAGACTGGCGCTCATGCGCGAGGCCATGCGGGGCTGGGAGGAACCGGGCATCCGCGCCGGCCAGCGGCACCACGACCTCGGACTGCTGGCGGGCCTGTACCTCAAGCTGGGGCAGCCCCGCGAGGCGCTGGAGCTCACCACCGAGGGGCTGGAGCGGGCCAAGAAGTCGGGAGAGCACTTCTACGAGGCCGAGCTGCACCGGCTGCGCGGAGAGGCCCTGCGGGCGCTCGGCCACGAGCCGGAGGCACGCGAGTGCTTCCTGCGCGCCGTGAAGGTGGCCCGGGAGCAGGGGGCCTCCGCCTTCGAGCGGCGGGCCCTGCACGAGCTGGGAGTGCTCCCTTCGGAACAGCCCCCGGCGTAGCGGCACTCTCTAATGAGGCATCTGGAGGCGGTGGCCCATGCGCCCCATGGCGTGGATGGCTCCGACCCCGTCCGGCTGGAACCTGCCCTGGAAGTTCTTCCGGCACAGCAGACCGTCCATGCCATACACCAGCTTGTTCATCCAGCTGCCGTCGATGATGAACTCGGCCACCTGCTGGGCCTCCCATTCGAGCCGCAGCCGCACCTTCTCGAGCTCGTCCGGGCCCTTCGCCGACAGCAACCCGAGCACGTTGCACCAGACGCGGTCCCGGTAGTACCGCAGCCCCGTGCTGGTGAGCAGCTCGTCGAACTTGCCCAGGACGCCGCTGAACAGGCGCATGCCTCCGCCGAACTCGCGCCCGAGGATGTCTTGAATCTTCGGGTTGCAGCGCACGAGGACGTTGTTCATCTGGTCATGGTCGAACTTCCGCCGGGCCATGAGCTCCGCGTCCCGATGCTCTCCCGCCTTCCGGATGAATTCGTGGACGCCATTGGCCAGGTCGAAGTTGATGTGGGCATTGATGCCGAGCACCATGTTCTGGAGGACACTCCAGGCATGAGGGCTGGCGGCCCGTTCCATGGCGATCTTCCAGGCCTTGCACGCCGGCTTCTCCAGGGACTGGAAGTAGAGCTGGGCGAACCGGCCGGCGAGCCGATCGACCCACTCGGGGTCGAAGAAGATGGGCTGCTCGAAGTCCTCGTTGCCGCCATGGACCGAGGCGTTCACCTGGGTCGTCATGACGTAGTAGGCGCGCAGGAAGATGGCCCGCTTGTCCCCGGTGGCGTAGAACTCCCGGAGCTTCTTTCGCATGCAGACGAGCGCCTCGTCCGTATTCCGGGGCCGGTGCATGCGCGCGTCGCATTCGGCGCCACATAGCGGCGACGCGGTATGGATATCCGCCATATCGACTCTCCCTCTCAGTGCTTCACACCCGAGACGGTTGGAGAGGAAGAGAGCCGGATGTGACGCGGGAGGGCCTGGCCCGTCCGCTCGCTCCCCCATGTGGGCTGCCAGGGGAGCGAGGGCGCGGTGGCTCAGTCGCGGCGGTACATGGTCATCACACAGGCGCCGTGGTCGCTGAAGCTGGAGTGCAGGTCCGTGGTCATCGGCTGTGTATGCCCCCTCTCCCCCTGGGAGAGGGCTGGGGTGAGGGTGAAACACCGCTTCCCCATCCCGCGAGTACCACTCGGGAGCAACAGGGAATCAGAAACCCGGTCCTCGCGCGCGATGGAAGAGGGCTCCATCCCGTTCCCATCCTGAAACCCAAGGAAGGTCCGCACACGGGCCTACCGGACATCGGGACCAGGGGGAAGGCATGCAGGGGAAATGGACGAGGATGGCGCTGTTCACGGTGTTCGCGGCGATGGGAGTGGCGGGCTGCGGTGGCCCCCTGGAGGAGGAGTTCCCCTTCGACGAGCAGGAGGAGCTGACGCAGGACGAGGCGGGAGAGGTGAGCGCGCTCGAGCAGGACAAGCCGCCGTGCAAGAACGTGAAGGCGAGCCCGAAGCTGCTGTGGCCACCGAACCACAAGTTCCACACGGTCACGCTGAGCGGGAAGGACGGGTACGGCGAGAAGTTCAAGGTGACGATCAAGAAGGTGACGCAGGACGAGCCGCTGAACGGCCAAGGCGACGGCAACACCGAGCCGGACGCGAAGTGGGTCGACGACTACAAGGACCGGGTGAAGCTGAGGGCGGAGCGCAGCGGGCAGGGAGACGGACGCGTGTATCGGATCACCTTCACGGCGAAGGACAGCAAGGGCAAGACGTGCACGGGCACGGTGTTCGTGGGAGTGCCGCATGATCAGGGCGGCCACTCGACGCCGGTCGACTCCGGGTACATCTACGACTCGTTCGGGTACTGACGAGGGGAGCATTGCCCGGGAAAAAGGCTCACGGGTCCAACGCGGTGACCGGCGGCCATGCCCGCCAGCAAGAGGTCACCCATGGACGACGTGCAGCGGCTGAAGGATCTGAAGAAGGACCCCTCGCTCTTCGACCAGGGGCCCCACGGGAGCTGCGGATTCGCTGGCACGCTGATGGGCCTGCTGATCCATGACCCCTCGAAAGTCGACGACCTCTACAAGACGATCTCCCAGGGCAGCGAATACCTGGGTGTGAAGGAGTCGGTCGAGGTCAAGAACCGGCTCAAGAAGCGGTTGGACGCGGGGGTGATCAATGACCAGGCCAATAACTTCCTCGACGTCCGCATGTCCCTGGGGCTCATGATCATCCTCAAGGAGTACCTCCGGGAGAAGAAGCAGGACCAGATCTGGGAGGATTGCCGGAAGTACTCCTTGAACTTCAAGGACTACCAGCAGAATCCCTGGGTGTACGGGGACAAGCTCAAGGACCTGCAGCAGAACGCCCTCAACGTGCCGGACTTCGCCTACAAGCACGGAGACCTGGCGCTCACCATTCCGGCCATGGAGGCCCTGCTGGGCATGGTGGGCTTCAAGTCCATCAGCACCACCAGCCTGGTCAGCAATGAGGACGTGGTGAGGTCCGGGAAGAACCTGAGGATGTTGTTCCTGAACCAGTCGCTCAAGGACAACCTCAAGAAGGTCGTGAACAAGGTCGACGATGGAACCTACGCGGGGGCGATGGTGGGGGTGGCCTACAAGCCCTTCATCGGACAGGCGGTGCACAAGCCCCACCAGTACATCGGTCACTGGGTCTACCTGCCCAAGCCGATCAGGTTCCCCCCCGTGGATGTCGCCAGGAACGTGGTCTGGACCTGGGGCAAGCAGCTCAACCTCAACGACCTGCTCAAGGAAGACATGGTCCCGAAGGCCGTGGTGACCTTCGAGAAGCAATAGGCCGACGTGTGACGCCTTACACCTCGGGAGCCGGACGCATGGCCCGGGACTGGCGGCGCGCCCGGCGCTCCTCGCGGCGCTCGTGCTGGCGGACCACCATGCCATAGGTGATGCGGTAGCCCACCCACGCCGTGGGCACGCCCAACAGCACGCCCCCGATGACCAGACCGAGCATCACCTCGAGCGCACCGGGGCCGGAGAAGGAGAACGTGCTCAGGTCGAAGGCCGCGGCCTCGACCCCGGCCTGCTGCTGCGAGGCCGGCAGGAGGCGGTGCGCGATGGGACGGCCGACGAGGTAGCAGAGCCCATAGACGGGGGCGGCCGTCACGGGGTTGTTGAGCCACACGCCCGTGGCGGCGGCGACGCGCGAGAGCTGGAAGTGCGTCACCCGGCGGAGCACCTCGGCGACGAACAGGGCCAAGGGCAGCTGCAGTCCCATGATGGGCAGCAGGGCGATGAACAGTCCGAGCGCCATGCCAGCGGCGATCTCCTCCGGGGCACCCGCGCCACGCAGGATGCTCACATGGGCACGCCGGAGCTTCTTCTTCGCGACCTTCCACCACGACGACACGGGCCACCACTCTTCTTCAGGCCGAACTCTTCGGAACCAGCGCCAGGATAATGCGAAGCGGGCGCGTCCGCAGGACGACGTGGCGAGGGACCGGGCCCGGCCGCCCGCCCGCCCGCGAATTCATATGGCGTGCAACGAACTCGGGAAGGGGCGGAACCCGAGCGCGGCCTCCACGAAGGCGCGCAGCTCGCCCGCCGCCCAGGGCGTGGCCAGGGCGAAGTGGATGATGCTGGACTGGCTGAGGGTGGAGGCCTCCTCGGGCCGGAACTTCCTGGACAGGAGGATGCGAGGGCCCGGGTAGTCCCGCTCCACCAGGGCGGAGAGGAAGTCCGCCGCCCCCTTCGCGTCCGCGAGCCCCAGGTCGACGATGATGGCGGTGGGCGCCGGCTCGAGGTCGAGCAGGGGCAGGGCCAGGGCGAAGGTGTTCGCGGGGAGCAGCTCGAAGCCCGGGGAGAGCTCCCGCCGGGCGGTATCGCGCAGGCCGGCGTCATCCGCCACGAAGAGGACCCGGATGATTCCGGAGACACCCCGACCCTGGGGGCGTCCATCGCCCTGCGACTTTCGGGAAGGAGGCTCGGGAGGCACGAAGCCAGCGTAACGCCGGGAAAGAACGCGGGGCAACGCATTGCGTCTCACCGCGACCGATAGTGAACCTCGCGCGCACCCGCTCTACGCACTCACGAGGGTCAGCTCGGTGATTTCGGGCGCGGGGCCCAGGCGCAGCGGGGGGCCCCAGTAGCCGGTACCCCGGTGGGTGTAGACGCGCACGCCCGCGATGGTGGCCATCCCCTGGATGACGGGCTGCTGCAGCTTCACGAAGGCCATGAAGGGGAACATCTGACCCCCGTGGGTGTGACCGGAGAGTTGCAGGTCCACGCCCAGGCCCCTGGCCAGCAGGGCCGCGCGAGGCTGGTGCGCGAGCAGCAGACGCGGCACGCCCTGCGGCGCCCCCGCGAGCGCCACGTCCGGCCGGCACGCATGCGCCGGATCCATCCTCCCGCCCTCGAGGTCCGTCACCCCCGCCACCGTCAGGCGCGCGCCGTCCCGCCCCACCACCCGGTGCGTGTTGTTCAGCACCGTCAGCCCCAGCCGCGCCACCTCGGCGCACCAGGCCGCGCCCCCGTGGTAGTACTCGTGGTTGCCCGTGACGTAGTACACGCCCAGCGGCGCGCGCAGGCCCGCCAGCGGCGCCACCTCGTCCCGCAGCCGCGTGACGGAGCCGTCCACCAGGTCCCCCGTCACCGCCACCACGTCCGGCTTCAGCGCGTTCACCTGCTCCACCACCCGCCGCATGAAGCTCCGGTCCAGCGTGGGGCCGATGTGGATGTCCGAGATCTGCACCACCTTCATTCCCGACAGCCCCGCGCCCAGCCCCACCACCGGCACCGTCACCCGCTCCACGCGCGCCGGAGCCCGCGCCGTGCGGAAGGCGAACAGCATGGCCGGCACCACCACGCCCACCACCCCCAGCGCCTTGTCCCGCGCCAGCACCCCCGCCTCGGGTGCCGAGCCCGCCAGCCGCCACACCCAGCCCACCACGTCCGCCGCCACCGTGGCCGTCAGCAGCAGCCCGAAGGCCCCCATCCACAGCATGCCGCCCCAGTGCAGCACCTGCTCCAACCACGAGGGCCGCATCCGCGTGGACACCATGGCCGCTGGAATGGACACGAAGCCAAGCCCCAGCACCGCCCACCCCAGGGCCGCCCAAGGCTGCGCGAACCCCGGCTCGGCGACGAGCCGCACCCCGAGGTAGTAGTGCAGCGCGGCCACCAGGCCCATCATCGTCATCAACATCAGGATGCCCCGCAGGATGAGACTGGCGGGAACCCGGCCCGGGCGGTCGCTCCGCCGCGGCTCCACGCTCGTACCGTTGGACGGGGAAGACACCTCCACGGAAGGCTCCTTGCTTCGCCAGGAAGGCCCCGGCGCACTCGGTCTGGCCGGAGACAATAACGACCACCCCCTCGACCCGCCCGGCAACCGGGCGGGGGCACCCCCTTCCAGAGCCTCCCCCACGAGCGGCCGGGCGGGGGGCCGTCACAGGGGGGCCCCTCCGTCCTTATTCTTCCGGCATGAGGCGCTCATACGCGAAGCGAATCGGTTCAGCGCTCGGGACGGCCGCCCTGCTCTGCCTGGGGACGGCGGCGGCCCAGGGCGGTGTCCAGTACCTCTACCTGCGCACGCCCAACGCGGCCATCACCGCACGGGTCACCGAGGACAGTGTCATCGGCCCCGACCTGCAGCTCGCCCGCGACGGGAAGACGCTGCGCGGCAGGGCGTTCGGCCGGACGGTGTTCCTCGGCCTCAACGGGCAGGAGCTGGGCGGTACCGTGGGCAGCGAGCTGACCCGGTTGAGCTTCGAGCACAAGGGCAACGAGATAGAGGCGACGGGCAGCTTCCATGGCGACATCGCCCGGATGAACATCACCCCGGAGCGCTTCACCGCCACGGTGGGCCCGTGCAGCTATGACCTGAAGTCCACCCGGGACGGGGGCTACATGGGTTCGCGCTCGTGTGGAGGCTCGCCGGAGCGGCCCGTCCTGCTCGCGATTCCTCCCGCGCTCGCGCAGCAGGGCCCGGCGATGACGCTGGCCACGCTCGGCCTCATCCTGGGCGTCGACTAGGGGGCGTAGGCGCGCAGGAACGTCTCCAGGTGGTCCTCCAGGAAGCGCTCCACGTCCAGCGGCCGGCACTTCGCGCCCGAGAGCTGCACCTGGTGCAGCAGACCGAGCACCACCGGACACACCAGCTCCAGCGCGGCGTGGCGCACGTCGCAGCGCCGCAGCTCCCCGTCCGCGATGTGGCGCGACAGCCGCGCCTCCGCTGATTGGAGCGTGGGCTCCAGCAACTCCTGCACGTACACCGGCCCCAGCGTCTGGTGGCCCACGCTCGCGGTGAGGCCGAAGGCGTGCACCGCGCCCACGCCCAGGCGCCAGCCCGTGAGGAGCTCTTGGAGGAACCACTGGAGCGACTCGCGCACCGGGCCGCGGGGCTCGGTGGCCGCGGCGAGCAGGTACGGCAGACCGCGCCGGTGCATGTCCGCCATCACCTCCGACAGCAGCGCCTCGCGCGAGCCGAAGTAGTGGCGCAGCGTGGCCACGCTCACCCCGGCCACCTCCGCGAGCTCCCGGAAGCTCGCCTGGGCCCCGTCTGGCGCGAGCAGGCGCACGCGGACCGCCTCCAGCAGGCGCTCCCGCTCCTTCTCGTAGTCCGCGTTGCGGCTCCCCTTCACCCGGGCCATGCGCCTTGAATAACCCGCATGGAGTAGGAAATCCATCCGCTTCCAGCCCTTCCCCACCCTCCTCCGCACTTCGACTTGAAATTAAGTAAACCAACCTGGATATTCTATCCCAGGAGAGGAACATGCGGGAGGAACTCATGCTGGACGGTTTCGCCGACGAGGGCTTCGCGGACGTGTGGACGCCGGTGGCCATGTCTCGCGAGGTGGGCAGGGAGCCGTACGGGCTGACGGTGGCGTCGGAGCGCGTCGTGCTGTTCCGGGACAACCAGGGACGGGTGCAGGCGCTGCATGACCGCTGTCCGCACCGGGGAGTGAAGCTGTCGCTGGGGAAGGTGGGGAAGGACGGGTGCCTGGAGTGCCCCTTCCACGGGTGGCGCTTCGACTCGAGCGGAGCGTGCACGCACATTCCGCTCAATCCCATGCCCGAGGAGAAGCGCCAGCGCTTCGCCGCCACGACCTTTCCAGTGCGCGAGCGCGGGGGCCTCATCTGGCTCTACACGCGACCGGGCGCCGAGGCCCCGGACGAGCCGGCGGTGCCCCCGGTGATGGAGCAGGAGGGAATCCACGTGTGGCACTACGCCGAGACGTGGAACGCGCACTGGACGCGGGCGATGGAGAACATGCTGGACTCGCCGCACCTGCCCTTCGTGCACCGGCGCACCATCGGCGGGCCACTGTGGCGGCGGATGAAGCCGGACTCGAAGATGGAGATGGAGGTGCATCCCTCGCCCACGGGCTTCCGCACCTCGTGGAGCCTGGACGGGGTAGCGAGCGCGGCGGGCCTGGAGTGGCTGCGGCCCAATGGCATGGCGATGCACGTCCCCATCCCCAACCGCATCATGCGCCTGCACATGTACTGCGTGCCGGTCGATGCGACGCACACGCGGATGATGTTGGTGAGCACGCGCGACTTCCTGAAGTTCCAGCCGCTGGCGGCCGTGCTCGACCGCTACAACAAGCGCATCCTGCGCGAGGATCAGGCCGTGGTGGAGTCGAGCGATCCAATCGAGGCGCCGCCAGTCTCCGAGGAGCGCAGCGTGGCGACGGATCGGGCCACCCTGGCCTTCCGGCGCTGGTACCTGGAGCGCAAGAAGCGGGGCCCGAGAGCAATCTCCGTCAACGAGGCCCCCCTCGCGAGTTGAGCATGCACCCTCTCCCCCTGGGAGAGGGCGGGGGGTGAGGGTCGTCGCTCAGCGGCCGTCATCCCCCCCGCGCTCCAGCGAATCCCGGTTGCGAGGCGCGAAAAACCGCTCGCGCAGCAGCCGTGGCAGGGCGCGCTTCTCCACGCACAGGAGATGAAGCGCGTCGTTCCACTCCCCGAGCACGGCGACGGCGCGCACATCCGGGGCCTCGCGATAAAGACTGTTGAGGTTGTGCACGAGGGCCCAGAGGTCCTCCACCTCCCAGCGCTCGGACACCTCGCCGGCGAGGATGTGAAGCTCCAGGACGGGGCGCTCGCGCACGTCGACGACCTTGAAGCGCCGCGCGGCACCGCCCATGGCGGAGGTCAGAGGGCCGACGAGCTCATCGGGCCGGACCCCGAAGGACACGGTGAGGCCGCCGGCGAGGAGGCCCGCGTCACACAGACGCAGGAGCGACACATGGGGAGGCTCCTCGGGGTTGAGAACCTCGCGAGCCGCCTCCCGATCCTTGAGAAGACGCGAGCGTTCGAGCGAATCGAGGAGGGAGGCCATGGGGCCTCACTCTACCTCGCCGTCCCAGTAGCCCACCTGGGCGGAGAGGGGCAGAGGCCTCGAGCGTGCGCGCGGCCTTGTTGCCGCCGGGAGCCGCGGAAGGAGAAGAGAAATCCAGTCCATACGGGGAGTGGTGGTAAACCTTGAATTACCCGGCCTGTCCGTGTATACAGACATTGGATTCCAGGTTGGGATCGCGCCTGGGGCCATGGCCCTTCCGGCCATTCACAGACAGTGGAACCAGCAGAGGGGGAGTAGACAATGAACTACCGTAATGCGTTTTCGGCGCTCGTCGTTGGGGGTCTCGTGGGCGGCTGGATGAACGTCGCCGTGGCGGCCGAGCCGGGTCGGAGCGCTGCTGACCAGAACATCGACGCGCAGGGCAACCCCGTGCGGATCGGGTCCGTGCAGCAGAGCGGGTTCTCGACCCTGGCCGCGTCGTCCCTGGCCTGTCTCGAGCTTCACACCGTCGGCGGCGGGACCTGGCAGATCCAGGCCATCATCGACCCGAACAGCTACCCCTTCAACATCATCGGGGGCAACATCAGCGGGACCATCTGCAACTCCCCGAACTGGGCGGTGACGGGTGGCACGCTGGGCAGCTCGGTGACCATCAACGCGAGCTACACGGGCACGGCCAGCTGCGCCGGCACCGCGTCGATCGTGGGCAGCTTCGCGGCCCCCGCGGCCTACTCCGGCACCTACGGCTTCAATGGCTCCTCCACCTCGTTCGGGCATCGGATCCTCTTCAAGGGCTGGGGTCCCTGCTAGGACTTCGCGAGTTGCTCCACCGCTGCTGGCCGGGTCGCGATGACGGCGAAGACGCGGTGGGGCACGGCGAGTGGATTCTGGGGAAAGCGCTCGGCGAGCAGTGAGCCGAGCGCGCCATCGAAGCGGGCCACCTGTTCCGGTGGGAGCGACGCCCCGATCTTGGCGCTGGCGCGGACACGACCGCGCCAGGCCTCGTGGGTGTAGGGGACAGCGAGGTCGAAGGAGAAGCTCTCCAGTTGGACGAAGCCCGCGACGGCGGCGTCCCTGAACCAGGCTGGATAGAGGCCGGAGCCATGTCCGAAGCGGACATAGGGCGGCACGGGTCCAGGGTTGGCCTCGTCGATGAGGGACTCGGTGGCTTCGATGACGTTGCCCGGCAGGGGCACCCAGTCGAAGTGCGCGATGACGAGCCTGCCCCCGGGGACGAGAAGCCGGGCGGCCTCACGGGCGGCGGCGTCGCGATCGAACCAGTGCCAGCACTGACCGGCGATGACGAGCTCCGCCGAGCCCGCGGGCAACCCGGTGTGCTCCGCGGGGGCGAGCCGGAAGTCGATGGAGAGCCCCTCCCTGGTGGCGAGCTGGCGGGCCCCGTCGAGCATGCTGGCGGAGATGTCCAGGGCGGTGACCTGGCAGCCGTACCTCGCGAGGCCTCGGGCCACAGTACCGGTGCCGGAGCCCAGGTCCACGGCGCGCAGCCCGGGCCGGAGGATGCCCTCGGCGGCGAGCCGCTGGAAGAAGCGCTCCGGGAATCCCGCCCGGTGCTTCACGTAGTCATCCGCCGTCCGTCCGAAGTCGATCTGCATGGTGGCCCGCTCCTCGCTGTCTCATGTCGACGAATCGTCGAGTCGAGTCGACAATGCGCCTCGGGAGACATGACGAATGGTTAAAGCGCGAGAGCCCCAGGCTCAATCTCGATTCGACAGTCGACACGAGGAGCTGGTGCCGGCGGCGGAGGCGGCGGCGCTGCTGGGCGTGAAGCGGGCGACGCTCTACACGTACGTGAGCCGGGGCCTGGTGCGCTGCGTGCCGGAGCCGGGGACGAAGGAGAACCGGTATGTCCGGGCGGACCTCGAGCGGTTGAAGACGCGCCATGACGCGCGAGCGGGACACACGGCGGTGGCGGCAGGAGCGCTGCGTTGGGGCGAGCCCGTCATCGACTCGGCGGTGTCGCGGATAGGGGCGGAGGGGCTGGCGTACCGGGGTCGACCGGCGGTGCTGCTCGCGATGGAGGGACGGAGCTTCGAGGACGTGGCGGAGCTGCTCTGGACGGGTGAGCTGCCCGCGCAGCCGGCGCGGTGGCCCTCGCCGGAGCTGCCCGTGCAGCCCTCGACGGTGGCGGGGTTGCTGCCGAAGCGCTCGCCGCCGCTGGTGGTGCTGTCGGCGGTGGTGCCCCTGCTGGGAGCCTGGGACGAGGTGCGCTTCTCGGCCCCGGTGGAGCAGGAGAAGCTGCGAGGGCAACGCCTGCTGCGGCACCTCGCGGCGTGGGTGTGCGCGGCGCAGGCGCCCTCGCGGGTGGCCCGGGCGCTGAAGGAGGAGACGGTGGCGGCCTCGCTGGCGGTGGCGTGGGGGGTGACGGGGAAGCAGGCGCCGGAGATGCTGGACCGGGCGCTGGTGCTGTGCGCGGACCATGAGTTGAACGTGTCCACCTTCGCGGCGCGGGTGACGGCGTCCTCGGGAGCGGACCTGTACGCATGCATGAGCGCGGCGTTGGCGGCGCTCTCGGGGCCGAAACACGGGGGCTCCTGTGACCGCATCGAGGCGCTGCTGCAGGAGGTAGGCAGGCCCGAGCGAGCACGCACGGTGGTGCACGAGCGGCTGCGGCGGGGCGAGTCGGTACCGGGCTTCGGACACCAGCTGTACCCGGAGGGAGATCCGCGCACGCCGCCATTGCTCGAGGCGGCGTATGCGTTCCGCCCGGAGCAGGTGGGCGTGCGGGTGCTGCGCGCGGTGGAGGAGACGATGCGAGAGGCGGGACACCCACCGCCCGCGGTGGACTTCGGGCTGGTGGCGCTGGCCTCGGCGCTGGAACTGCCAGCGGGAGCGGCGACAGCGCTGTTCGCGATGGGGCGCACCGCGGGCTGGGTCGCGCACGTGCTGGAGCAACGCGAACAGGGCCACCTGCTGCGCCCACGGGCCCGCTACGTGGGAGTACCCGTCACGCCCTCAGCGAGTTGAAGCAGAGGAAGCATGTCCAAGTCAGCTGCGGAAATCGCAAGCAAGGTTGCCGGTGCCTTCAATGAGCTCGGCCATATCGCTCGTGGACATTCTTTGGACGAAGCTCGCCGCAACCATGGCGACATCAGATTGAAGGAAATGTTGGGTGAATCCGCCCGGCTCTGCCTGGACTTCATCCAATCCGTTGAGCAGGGCTCCACCACGTTTCCTCGCCCAGCGGAAGCCAAGGCGGCACTCTCCCGGTTTCAGGAGCTGCTCTCCACTCTTGAGTTGGATGACGCGCAGGCATTGGACGAGCTCCAAGCATGTGCGCACCAGGTCTTCGACAGCCTGGGCATTCCACTGCCTGAATAAAGCCGTGGTGAAGGGATGGCAACCGTGCATGTTGAGGTCCATCCACATGCTCAACATCACGCTTGCTACCCAGATGCAGGCTCATCTCTGGTGCCATCTCCAAAACGGTGAAGTGCTCAACGCCTCTCGGCATCTCGGTATGGGTGATGGTACCTGGATCGTGGCTGGTCTTGAGGTCCGCAAGTATTCAACACCTCTCGGCATCCTGGCTTGGGGACAGCAGTGCGCATTCCCTCGTTGATTTCGACCACTTACGACCCCAGCATGCGAGCCCAGAGAGCC
This is a stretch of genomic DNA from Archangium violaceum. It encodes these proteins:
- a CDS encoding DUF5995 family protein, with the protein product MRKKLREFYATGDKRAIFLRAYYVMTTQVNASVHGGNEDFEQPIFFDPEWVDRLAGRFAQLYFQSLEKPACKAWKIAMERAASPHAWSVLQNMVLGINAHINFDLANGVHEFIRKAGEHRDAELMARRKFDHDQMNNVLVRCNPKIQDILGREFGGGMRLFSGVLGKFDELLTSTGLRYYRDRVWCNVLGLLSAKGPDELEKVRLRLEWEAQQVAEFIIDGSWMNKLVYGMDGLLCRKNFQGRFQPDGVGAIHAMGRMGHRLQMPH
- a CDS encoding DUF2062 domain-containing protein — encoded protein: MSSWWKVAKKKLRRAHVSILRGAGAPEEIAAGMALGLFIALLPIMGLQLPLALFVAEVLRRVTHFQLSRVAAATGVWLNNPVTAAPVYGLCYLVGRPIAHRLLPASQQQAGVEAAAFDLSTFSFSGPGALEVMLGLVIGGVLLGVPTAWVGYRITYGMVVRQHERREERRARRQSRAMRPAPEV
- a CDS encoding metallophosphoesterase, giving the protein MSSPSNGTSVEPRRSDRPGRVPASLILRGILMLMTMMGLVAALHYYLGVRLVAEPGFAQPWAALGWAVLGLGFVSIPAAMVSTRMRPSWLEQVLHWGGMLWMGAFGLLLTATVAADVVGWVWRLAGSAPEAGVLARDKALGVVGVVVPAMLFAFRTARAPARVERVTVPVVGLGAGLSGMKVVQISDIHIGPTLDRSFMRRVVEQVNALKPDVVAVTGDLVDGSVTRLRDEVAPLAGLRAPLGVYYVTGNHEYYHGGAAWCAEVARLGLTVLNNTHRVVGRDGARLTVAGVTDLEGGRMDPAHACRPDVALAGAPQGVPRLLLAHQPRAALLARGLGVDLQLSGHTHGGQMFPFMAFVKLQQPVIQGMATIAGVRVYTHRGTGYWGPPLRLGPAPEITELTLVSA
- a CDS encoding TetR/AcrR family transcriptional regulator produces the protein MARVKGSRNADYEKERERLLEAVRVRLLAPDGAQASFRELAEVAGVSVATLRHYFGSREALLSEVMADMHRRGLPYLLAAATEPRGPVRESLQWFLQELLTGWRLGVGAVHAFGLTASVGHQTLGPVYVQELLEPTLQSAEARLSRHIADGELRRCDVRHAALELVCPVVLGLLHQVQLSGAKCRPLDVERFLEDHLETFLRAYAP
- a CDS encoding aromatic ring-hydroxylating oxygenase subunit alpha, translated to MREELMLDGFADEGFADVWTPVAMSREVGREPYGLTVASERVVLFRDNQGRVQALHDRCPHRGVKLSLGKVGKDGCLECPFHGWRFDSSGACTHIPLNPMPEEKRQRFAATTFPVRERGGLIWLYTRPGAEAPDEPAVPPVMEQEGIHVWHYAETWNAHWTRAMENMLDSPHLPFVHRRTIGGPLWRRMKPDSKMEMEVHPSPTGFRTSWSLDGVASAAGLEWLRPNGMAMHVPIPNRIMRLHMYCVPVDATHTRMMLVSTRDFLKFQPLAAVLDRYNKRILREDQAVVESSDPIEAPPVSEERSVATDRATLAFRRWYLERKKRGPRAISVNEAPLAS
- a CDS encoding class I SAM-dependent methyltransferase, with product MQIDFGRTADDYVKHRAGFPERFFQRLAAEGILRPGLRAVDLGSGTGTVARGLARYGCQVTALDISASMLDGARQLATREGLSIDFRLAPAEHTGLPAGSAELVIAGQCWHWFDRDAAAREAARLLVPGGRLVIAHFDWVPLPGNVIEATESLIDEANPGPVPPYVRFGHGSGLYPAWFRDAAVAGFVQLESFSFDLAVPYTHEAWRGRVRASAKIGASLPPEQVARFDGALGSLLAERFPQNPLAVPHRVFAVIATRPAAVEQLAKS
- a CDS encoding citrate/2-methylcitrate synthase, translating into MVKAREPQAQSRFDSRHEELVPAAEAAALLGVKRATLYTYVSRGLVRCVPEPGTKENRYVRADLERLKTRHDARAGHTAVAAGALRWGEPVIDSAVSRIGAEGLAYRGRPAVLLAMEGRSFEDVAELLWTGELPAQPARWPSPELPVQPSTVAGLLPKRSPPLVVLSAVVPLLGAWDEVRFSAPVEQEKLRGQRLLRHLAAWVCAAQAPSRVARALKEETVAASLAVAWGVTGKQAPEMLDRALVLCADHELNVSTFAARVTASSGADLYACMSAALAALSGPKHGGSCDRIEALLQEVGRPERARTVVHERLRRGESVPGFGHQLYPEGDPRTPPLLEAAYAFRPEQVGVRVLRAVEETMREAGHPPPAVDFGLVALASALELPAGAATALFAMGRTAGWVAHVLEQREQGHLLRPRARYVGVPVTPSAS